Proteins from one Desulfovibrio intestinalis genomic window:
- a CDS encoding ABC transporter permease, with protein sequence MTDGRESRILPWCLPLFILAAWWAATALGLVSEWLLPSPVEVARTIFTYMAGDHGSAYGGRFWGDAAASLWRVACGYTLAVVPGLLLGLWSGRSSTVSRLLSSSINGVKSVPGISWLPLALIWLGVGFMTTVSLIALAGFFPVYFSAAAAAASVPQNLINAGRMLGYSRPKLFTGVILPWAMPQVCAGLRVALGMSFAYLVLGELTGVPDGLGALIMDARMNGRVDVLLSGIVLIAVLGAVCDALLVRVLSRLPGVVR encoded by the coding sequence ATGACTGACGGCAGGGAATCCCGAATCCTGCCCTGGTGCCTCCCGCTTTTTATACTGGCGGCATGGTGGGCCGCAACGGCGCTGGGCCTTGTTTCAGAGTGGTTGCTTCCGTCACCTGTGGAAGTTGCCCGTACCATTTTTACCTATATGGCGGGGGACCACGGATCGGCCTACGGCGGGCGCTTCTGGGGTGACGCCGCTGCAAGCCTGTGGCGTGTGGCCTGCGGCTATACGCTGGCTGTCGTACCCGGTTTGCTTCTGGGGTTGTGGTCGGGCAGAAGCTCCACGGTATCGCGCCTGCTGTCTTCATCCATCAATGGGGTGAAGTCCGTTCCGGGTATAAGCTGGCTGCCTCTGGCCCTTATATGGCTTGGAGTGGGATTTATGACTACCGTCAGTCTTATCGCACTGGCGGGATTTTTTCCGGTGTATTTCAGCGCGGCTGCCGCTGCGGCGTCAGTGCCGCAAAATCTGATCAACGCGGGGCGCATGCTCGGATACTCGCGCCCGAAGCTCTTTACAGGGGTTATTTTGCCGTGGGCCATGCCGCAGGTATGCGCAGGCTTGCGGGTGGCGCTTGGGATGAGCTTTGCCTATCTGGTGCTGGGAGAGCTTACCGGCGTGCCTGATGGCCTGGGCGCACTGATTATGGACGCGCGCATGAATGGCCGGGTGGACGTGCTGCTGAGCGGGATTGTGCTTATAGCCGTGCTTGGTGCTGTTTGTGATGCCTTGCTTGTTCGGGTTTTATCGCGGCTGCCGGGTGTTGTGCGATGA
- a CDS encoding ABC transporter substrate-binding protein: MAACKKDVTGATLRGVLRVLALLGIGMWAVGASSAAQAAEVWHVGTWKTAQTIQPFLYEKYAASANPGLKVDVHPFTNPADQKSALLAGSLDMTGTTLALAIQAASRGEPVKLVATLGSKCSALVVAKDGPIHTAADLKGKRIAYVPGTMHEILLRELLQREGIDPDRDVTLMRIDFFDMGTALAKGNVDAFLSGEPFPTQSVMQGFGRILAYPYYGDSIGTINSGMLMREDFIKEHPDQALRMVAAHKAATEALVADKKLWLDTASGLFGVDRGLLEASARNIELTWDMDDAFMLRLAALGARMKALGIIKQEPDYNKLVDRTFVNALRTDAAKHD, translated from the coding sequence GTGGCAGCGTGTAAAAAAGATGTGACAGGCGCGACCCTGCGCGGCGTCCTTAGGGTTCTTGCCCTGCTGGGAATAGGCATGTGGGCTGTGGGGGCGTCGAGCGCGGCGCAAGCGGCTGAGGTCTGGCACGTTGGCACCTGGAAGACCGCCCAGACCATCCAGCCGTTTTTGTATGAAAAGTATGCAGCATCGGCGAATCCGGGTCTGAAGGTTGATGTGCACCCCTTTACGAACCCTGCTGATCAAAAATCCGCCTTGCTTGCTGGCAGTCTGGACATGACAGGCACAACGCTGGCGCTGGCGATTCAGGCCGCCTCACGGGGGGAGCCCGTCAAGCTTGTGGCAACACTGGGCAGCAAGTGCTCGGCCCTTGTGGTGGCAAAGGACGGGCCCATACACACGGCGGCTGACCTTAAAGGAAAGCGCATCGCCTATGTGCCCGGCACCATGCACGAAATTTTGCTGCGCGAGCTTCTGCAGCGCGAAGGTATTGACCCTGACCGCGATGTTACGCTGATGCGCATTGATTTTTTTGACATGGGGACAGCCCTTGCCAAGGGCAATGTGGATGCCTTTCTTTCTGGCGAACCCTTTCCCACACAGTCTGTCATGCAGGGATTTGGGCGCATTCTGGCCTATCCTTATTACGGGGACAGCATTGGCACGATCAACAGCGGCATGCTCATGCGTGAGGATTTCATAAAAGAGCATCCAGATCAGGCCCTGCGAATGGTTGCCGCGCACAAGGCCGCCACGGAAGCTTTGGTTGCAGACAAAAAATTGTGGCTGGATACGGCTTCGGGCCTGTTTGGCGTAGACCGCGGTTTGCTTGAAGCCTCTGCCAGAAATATTGAACTGACGTGGGATATGGATGATGCGTTCATGCTGCGGCTGGCGGCCTTGGGCGCGCGCATGAAAGCCCTTGGCATCATCAAGCAGGAACCGGATTACAACAAGCTTGTAGACCGTACCTTTGTAAACGCCCTGCGCACTGACGCCGCCAAGCATGACTGA
- a CDS encoding histidine-type phosphatase gives MHKFWHLISLCLALGLIATTTAKSEETSSVKDEGELVRVVVLSRHGVRSPTQSRETLAAWSTRTWPQWPVQQGLLTKRGALLTSAMWENLRLRFIRAGLDLTAEQVYVRADVDQRTQATARALLDGLHLSSTPFAVSKGRLDPLFHPVKAGTCAFDAQSVREDILRQAGGSLEHLARELEEPLRRISDLVAPVSPALCQKWKLPPDCALADIPGVIEVKGNEHAVNLQGGLAIASSLAEIFLLEYAQWPDKLPAWGQANDAVLRQILPIHNKIFDLVNRAPAVAGPRGSALLHEMAAALAGTHVDSRVNQARLTVLVGHDTNISNIGGLLGINWQLPEQGNSAIPPAGMLAFELRQKHSQQMIRIVFCAQSLNTMREWTEAAPLAEAAPVCVPARLTSGEMALYTAEAFSQRVQSAVRSQCMPEEAEHLREQAGL, from the coding sequence ATGCACAAATTTTGGCATCTGATTTCCCTATGCCTTGCGCTCGGCCTGATCGCCACAACAACGGCAAAAAGTGAAGAAACCTCGTCTGTGAAGGATGAGGGTGAGCTTGTTCGTGTGGTCGTGCTTTCCCGGCATGGCGTGCGTTCTCCTACGCAATCCCGCGAAACGCTGGCCGCCTGGAGTACACGAACGTGGCCCCAATGGCCCGTGCAGCAGGGCTTGCTGACCAAACGAGGAGCCTTGCTGACATCCGCCATGTGGGAAAACCTGCGGCTACGGTTTATCCGTGCTGGCCTGGATCTGACCGCCGAGCAAGTTTATGTGCGTGCGGACGTGGATCAACGCACACAGGCCACGGCTCGCGCGCTGCTGGACGGCCTGCACCTGTCCTCTACCCCCTTTGCCGTGTCCAAGGGCAGGCTTGACCCTCTGTTTCATCCCGTCAAGGCGGGCACATGCGCCTTTGATGCGCAATCTGTACGTGAAGACATTCTGCGGCAGGCGGGAGGAAGCCTCGAACATCTGGCGCGTGAGCTTGAAGAACCGTTGCGGCGCATCAGCGACCTTGTGGCCCCGGTCAGCCCGGCGCTCTGCCAAAAGTGGAAGTTGCCCCCGGATTGTGCCCTTGCCGACATACCCGGGGTGATTGAAGTGAAGGGCAATGAGCATGCGGTCAATCTACAGGGCGGACTGGCCATAGCCTCCAGCCTGGCGGAAATATTTTTGCTGGAATACGCACAATGGCCAGACAAGCTGCCAGCCTGGGGTCAGGCCAACGACGCAGTGCTGCGCCAAATTTTGCCCATTCACAACAAGATTTTTGATCTGGTTAACCGTGCCCCCGCCGTGGCAGGCCCGCGAGGCAGCGCCCTGCTGCATGAAATGGCGGCAGCATTGGCCGGAACCCATGTGGATTCCCGTGTGAATCAGGCCCGGCTGACCGTACTTGTTGGGCACGACACCAATATTTCCAACATCGGAGGACTGCTTGGCATAAACTGGCAGTTGCCTGAACAGGGAAACAGCGCTATTCCCCCTGCTGGCATGCTGGCGTTTGAGCTGCGGCAAAAGCACTCGCAGCAGATGATACGCATCGTATTCTGTGCCCAGTCGCTGAACACAATGCGCGAGTGGACTGAAGCGGCTCCGCTGGCCGAAGCTGCGCCCGTCTGCGTGCCCGCGCGATTGACCTCTGGCGAAATGGCGCTATATACAGCAGAAGCCTTTTCGCAACGTGTTCAATCAGCTGTGCGGTCGCAATGCATGCCCGAAGAAGCGGAACACCTGCGCGAGCAGGCAGGTTTGTAA